A genome region from Neptunomonas japonica JAMM 1380 includes the following:
- the thpR gene encoding RNA 2',3'-cyclic phosphodiesterase — MRLFIAIDIPDTVQQKISQLYCNFHGIQWTPPERLHITLAFLGKVKKRKLPALDQQLEKITFTPFTLHCDRFGSFCSGDIWLGVTPEAPVVQLHQKITDVLHEINMGFKGRPFKPHITLAYTQKNDEHLVLNLLESRRMFDTLSFTVDHFNLKSSWSKPAGSLHRIEAIYNAKTQQLKRI, encoded by the coding sequence ATGCGCCTCTTTATTGCTATAGACATACCCGACACGGTGCAACAGAAAATCTCGCAGCTGTATTGTAACTTTCACGGCATTCAATGGACGCCACCAGAAAGGTTGCATATTACCTTGGCATTCTTAGGTAAAGTAAAAAAGAGAAAGCTCCCCGCCCTAGACCAACAACTCGAAAAAATAACATTTACACCCTTCACATTACATTGTGATCGGTTTGGTAGTTTTTGCAGCGGAGATATTTGGCTAGGAGTTACCCCTGAAGCCCCAGTAGTGCAACTTCATCAAAAAATCACTGATGTGTTACATGAAATAAATATGGGGTTTAAAGGCAGACCTTTTAAGCCTCACATTACTTTGGCTTATACTCAAAAAAATGATGAGCATCTAGTTTTGAACCTACTTGAAAGCCGCAGGATGTTTGACACACTTAGCTTTACAGTAGATCACTTCAATTTAAAAAGCAGCTGGTCAAAACCAGCAGGCTCTTTACATCGCATTGAAGCAATCTACAACGCTAAAACTCAACAATTAAAGCGCATCTAA
- a CDS encoding O-succinylhomoserine sulfhydrylase yields MAKLGFEREERIQFTQADAGLSTLAIRAGQTRTSEGEHSDAIFPTSSFVYSSAREAAARFSGDEEGNIYSRFTNPTVNAFEKRMAALEGAERAVATSSGMAAILSIGLSLLQQGDHVVCSQSVFGSTISLFEKYLVRAGITTSFVDPKDLNAWEAAIQPNTRLLFLETPSNPLGELTDVRAVADIAHKNDAMLAVDNCFLTPVFQQPLKLGADLVIHSATKYLDGQGRCVGGVVVGSDALMEEVFGFIRTGGACMSPFNAWVFHKGLETLKIRLEAHAKNALELATWLQQQPGIEKVYYTGLESHAQHTLAIKQQTGFGGVLSFEVAGGQEAAWRFIDSTKMVSITGNLGDVKSTITHPSTTTHGRMTDEAKADAGIKKNLIRLSVGLEDIKDIQADMQLGLDAL; encoded by the coding sequence ATGGCTAAACTAGGTTTTGAGCGAGAAGAGCGCATTCAGTTTACACAAGCTGATGCAGGTCTTTCAACGCTAGCTATTAGAGCTGGACAAACACGGACGTCTGAGGGGGAGCATAGCGATGCTATTTTCCCAACGTCTAGTTTTGTTTATTCGAGTGCCCGCGAGGCTGCTGCTCGTTTTAGTGGAGATGAAGAAGGTAATATATACTCACGTTTTACAAACCCTACTGTGAATGCTTTTGAAAAGCGTATGGCGGCTTTGGAAGGCGCAGAGCGTGCAGTGGCTACCTCATCAGGTATGGCCGCTATTTTGAGTATTGGTTTGTCACTTTTACAGCAAGGCGATCATGTCGTTTGTTCTCAAAGTGTTTTTGGTTCGACGATTTCGTTGTTCGAAAAGTATCTAGTTCGTGCCGGTATTACTACTAGCTTTGTCGACCCTAAAGACCTAAACGCGTGGGAAGCTGCAATACAACCCAATACGCGTTTGCTGTTTTTGGAAACGCCTTCAAACCCGCTTGGTGAGTTAACAGACGTCAGGGCAGTAGCTGATATTGCACATAAGAATGATGCAATGCTCGCCGTGGATAATTGCTTTTTAACACCGGTTTTCCAGCAGCCGTTAAAGCTAGGTGCTGACCTTGTTATTCACTCGGCCACTAAGTATTTAGATGGCCAAGGGCGATGTGTAGGTGGCGTTGTTGTAGGGTCGGATGCCCTGATGGAAGAGGTTTTTGGTTTTATCCGCACGGGCGGGGCATGTATGAGCCCGTTTAATGCGTGGGTATTTCATAAAGGCTTGGAAACTTTAAAAATTCGCTTAGAAGCGCATGCAAAAAATGCACTTGAACTTGCGACTTGGTTACAACAGCAGCCGGGTATAGAAAAAGTTTACTATACAGGGCTAGAGAGCCATGCTCAGCATACGTTGGCCATTAAGCAGCAAACCGGCTTTGGCGGTGTATTATCATTTGAAGTGGCTGGTGGCCAAGAGGCTGCATGGCGTTTCATTGATTCAACCAAAATGGTGTCAATTACAGGTAATTTGGGCGATGTAAAGTCAACCATTACGCACCCATCAACAACAACTCATGGACGAATGACCGACGAAGCTAAGGCTGATGCTGGTATTAAAAAGAACTTGATTCGTTTATCAGTAGGCCTTGAAGACATAAAAGACATTCAGGCTGATATGCAGCTTGGTTTAGATGCGCTTTAA